In one Phycisphaerae bacterium genomic region, the following are encoded:
- a CDS encoding 1-deoxy-D-xylulose-5-phosphate synthase has product MKLLDKIRHPRDLRQLSVDQLKELAGEIRERIIQVVGNNGGHLASNLGVTELTIALHYCFDFEKDHLLWDVGHQCYPHKLLTGRNEHFETLRKSGGVSGFPNPEESPFDVFKVGHAGTAIATALGLALADQSFKRDARTVALVGDASIVNGLAFEGLNQAGILNRQFLVVLNDNSWGIAPTQGAMAAHLAKLRTSSLYEEVKQRAKSVLPRLPIVGRQVVGALEAIRDGVKATVSPHQIFEQMGFMYVGPVEGHDIAHLIELIQMLGNVQHPVLLHVHTNKGQGADFARAEPGRFHSPRPFYIEAGKVTIQKGSGKSWTAAFSDAITDLGGRDARITALTAGMPDGTGLDKFAKAFPGRYYDVGIAESAAVDIAAGMAKAGLRPVVAIYSTFLQRAFDQIFQEVVLQDLPVVFCMDRAGLVGGDGAVHHGFLDISYLRGLPNMVLMAPADEAELQQALRFAVDCGRPCAIRYPRADVPEPMGEAPPFEMSRSRLIHPGRDATILAYGATVSHALDAAELLAADHLSVRVINARFAKPIDRQMVTSVLRTGHPVLTIEEHSVVGGFGSALLEAGMEMHLPAQQVTCLGIPADRFIPQGPRAAQLAECGLDAAGIAAAVQQAMERRLIPGLRMSVERPTGEPTGSAWTKKQRA; this is encoded by the coding sequence ATGAAACTGCTGGATAAGATCCGCCACCCGCGCGACTTGCGCCAACTCTCCGTCGATCAGCTCAAGGAATTGGCCGGCGAGATCCGCGAACGCATCATTCAGGTCGTCGGCAACAACGGCGGCCACTTGGCCAGCAACCTGGGCGTCACCGAGCTAACCATTGCCCTGCACTACTGCTTCGACTTCGAGAAGGATCACCTTCTCTGGGACGTCGGGCATCAGTGCTATCCGCACAAGCTACTCACCGGCCGCAACGAGCACTTCGAGACGCTGCGCAAGTCGGGCGGCGTCAGCGGTTTTCCGAATCCGGAGGAGAGCCCCTTTGATGTGTTCAAGGTCGGGCACGCGGGCACGGCCATTGCCACCGCCCTGGGTTTGGCCCTGGCGGATCAGTCCTTCAAGCGCGACGCCCGGACTGTCGCCCTGGTCGGCGACGCGAGCATCGTGAACGGACTGGCCTTCGAAGGACTCAACCAGGCGGGCATTCTTAACCGGCAGTTCCTGGTCGTGCTGAACGACAACAGTTGGGGCATCGCTCCGACGCAGGGGGCCATGGCCGCGCATCTGGCTAAGCTCCGAACGAGCTCTCTGTACGAGGAAGTGAAGCAACGGGCCAAGAGCGTTCTGCCGCGTCTGCCGATTGTCGGCCGGCAGGTCGTCGGCGCCCTCGAGGCCATTCGCGACGGTGTCAAGGCCACGGTTTCACCGCACCAGATCTTCGAACAGATGGGCTTCATGTACGTCGGCCCAGTCGAAGGCCACGACATCGCCCACCTGATCGAGTTGATCCAGATGCTCGGCAACGTCCAGCACCCGGTTCTTCTGCACGTGCACACCAACAAGGGCCAGGGGGCCGATTTTGCCCGGGCCGAGCCTGGCCGCTTTCATTCGCCGCGTCCCTTCTACATTGAGGCGGGAAAGGTCACGATTCAGAAGGGCTCCGGCAAGAGCTGGACCGCCGCGTTCAGCGACGCCATCACCGACCTCGGTGGCCGCGATGCGCGAATCACCGCCCTGACCGCGGGAATGCCGGACGGCACCGGCCTGGACAAGTTCGCCAAGGCCTTTCCGGGCCGCTATTACGACGTCGGCATTGCCGAGAGCGCCGCGGTGGACATCGCCGCAGGCATGGCCAAAGCGGGGCTGCGACCCGTGGTCGCGATTTACTCGACATTCCTCCAGCGAGCGTTCGATCAGATCTTCCAGGAAGTTGTGCTGCAGGACCTCCCGGTGGTGTTCTGCATGGACCGGGCCGGGCTGGTCGGCGGCGACGGAGCCGTGCACCACGGGTTCCTGGACATCAGCTATCTCCGTGGTCTACCGAACATGGTTCTCATGGCCCCGGCGGACGAGGCCGAGCTCCAGCAGGCCCTGAGGTTCGCGGTCGATTGCGGCCGGCCGTGCGCGATTCGCTATCCGCGGGCCGACGTTCCCGAGCCGATGGGCGAGGCCCCGCCGTTCGAGATGAGCCGGAGCCGGCTCATACACCCCGGTCGCGACGCGACGATTCTGGCGTACGGCGCGACCGTAAGCCACGCCCTGGATGCGGCTGAACTCCTGGCGGCCGACCATCTCTCCGTCCGCGTGATCAATGCTCGATTTGCCAAGCCGATCGACCGGCAGATGGTCACCAGCGTCCTGCGGACCGGCCACCCGGTCCTGACCATCGAGGAGCACAGTGTCGTGGGCGGTTTTGGATCGGCCCTTCTCGAGGCCGGCATGGAAATGCATCTGCCGGCCCAGCAGGTGACCTGCCTGGGCATCCCCGCCGACCGGTTCATTCCTCAGGGCCCGCGGGCCGCCCAGTTGGCCGAATGCGGCCTGGATGCGGCCGGCATCGCCGCCGCGGTTCAACAGGCGATGGAGAGACGGCTGATCCCCGGCTTGCGAATGAGCGTAGAGCGACCCACCGGCGAGCCGACTGGCTCCGCCTGGACCAAGAAACAGCGGGCATGA